One Panthera leo isolate Ple1 chromosome B1, P.leo_Ple1_pat1.1, whole genome shotgun sequence DNA window includes the following coding sequences:
- the PDLIM2 gene encoding PDZ and LIM domain protein 2, producing MALTVDVVGPGPWGFRITGGRDFHTPIMVTKVTERSKAEAADLRPGDIIVAINGESAEGMLHAEAQSKIRQSPSPLRLQLDRSRAASPQQTNGESSVEGLATRFQGSVRTHTDSQSSLRSSCSSPVFSSPQPGSPFSALPPTSPQALPGETVVSRSFQSLAHSPGLAAADRFSYGGRPRSRPASLTRATAGDSAVLVLPPSPGPHSSSPRLSVDSEGGSRLLEEDSEVYKMLQENREGRVAPRQSSSFRLLQEALEAEERGGTPAFLPSSLSPQSSLPTSRALATPPKLHTCEKCSTSIVNQAVRIQEGRYRHPGCYTCADCGLNLKMRGHFWVGDELYCEKHARQRYSSPPALSSHA from the exons ATGGCCCTAACAGTGGATGTGGTGgggccagggccctggggctTCCGGATCACTGGGGGCAGGGATTTCCACACGCCTATCATGGTGACCAAG GTAACTGAGAGGAGCAAGGCTGAGGCTGCTGACCTCCGGCCTGGAGACATTATTGTGGCCATCAACGGGGAGAGTGCTGAGGGTATGCTTCatgctgaggcccagagcaaGATCCGCCAGAGCCCCTCACCCCTGAGGCTGCAGCTAGACCG GTCTCGGGCTGCTTCCCCCCAGCAGACCAATGGGGAAAGCTCTGTGGAAGGGCTGGCGACTCGCTTCCAG GGCTCCGTGAGGACGCACACTGACAGCCAGTCCTCCCTGAGGTCTTCCTGCTCCAGCCCAGTCTTttccagcccccagcccggcAGCccattctctgccctgccccccaccagcccGCAGGCCCTCCCTGGAGAGACTGTTGTCAGCCGCAG tttccagagcctggcacattcCCCGGGATTGGCTGCTGCTGACCGCTTTTCCTACGGGGGCCGCCCCAGAAGTCGACCG GCCAGCCTCACCCGCGCCACGGCTGGTGACTCGGCTGTGCTGGTGCTGCCGCCTTCCCCGGGTCCCCACTCCTCCAGTCCCAGACTCAG TGTGGACTCAGAGGGGGGAAGCCGCCTTCTGGAGGAGGATTCAGAAGTCTACAAGATGCTGCAGGAAAATCGTGAGGGGCGGGTGGCCCCCCGACAGTCCAGCTCCTTTCGGCTCTTGCAGGAGGCTCTGGAGGCTGAAGAGAGAG gtgGCACACCTGCCTTCCTGCCCAGCTCGCTGAGCCCCCagtcctccctgcccacctccagggCCCTGGCCACCCCGCCCAAGCTCCACACGTGTGAGAAGTGCAGCACCAGCATTGT GAACCAGGCTGTGCGCATCCAGGAGGGGCGGTACCGCCACCCAGGCTGCTACACCTGTGCGGACTGTGGGCTGAACCTGAAGATGCGTGGGCACTTTTGGGTCGGAGACGAGCTGTACTGCGAGAAGCATGCCCGTCAGCGCTACTCCTCGCCCCCCGCCCTCAGCTCCCACGCCTGA